A genomic region of Arachis hypogaea cultivar Tifrunner chromosome 5, arahy.Tifrunner.gnm2.J5K5, whole genome shotgun sequence contains the following coding sequences:
- the LOC112799787 gene encoding uncharacterized protein encodes MVRYDERDASEALASLKPRIIMEAYCLIALAPQLEDPIRKTLSKTGVNPKTAHRDAIIIPTRGAKEKILPHLKKEEIKILKDGIRARVFDTCNPSIHFVSSFAVLNDGKYVIIRKKEDDHRWSDFVREAGLKEEENVDIWPFRHAPTGDLAFVFEKLGNEDPSKPQDEFVAATLVNMSNNVR; translated from the exons ATGGTTCGGTACGACGAACGGGATGCTAGCGAGGCCCTTGCGTCCTTAAAACCACGAATAATCATGGAGGCTTACTGTTTGATAGCCTTAGCTCCCCAACTTGAAGATCCTATCCGAAAGACGTTGAGCAAGACGGGTGTGAACCCCAAGACAGCACACCGCGATGCCATCATTATACCTACACGCGGTGCCAAAGAGAAAATCTTGCCTCACTTGAAGAAGGAGGAAATCAAAATCCTCAAAGATGGGATCCGAGCAAGAGTTTTTGACACCTGCAATCCCTCTATACATTTTGTTTCATCCTTTGCTGTGCTGAACGACGGTAAATACGTCATAATCCGTAAGAAAGAGGACGACCACCGTTGGAGTGACTTTGTCCGAGAGGCCGGTTTGAAAGAGGAGGAAAATGTTGATATCTGGCCATTTCGCCATGCACCAACCGGAGACCTCGCTTTCGTTTTTGAGAAGCTAGGAAATGAAGATCCATCCAAACCACAG GACGAATTTGTCGCAGCAACGCTGGTTAATATGTCAA ACAATGTGCGTTAA